In a genomic window of Geitlerinema sp. PCC 9228:
- the hrcA gene encoding heat-inducible transcriptional repressor HrcA translates to MTVQLNDRQQHVLWATVQHYVATAEPVGSKAIANEYNLSVSPATIRHAFSLLEKAGLLYQPHTSAGRVPSDWGYRVYVDQLLQPAAEQTKRQVETLLSQKLNWSERDFEAVLQGAAQILSTLSGYITLITMPHGQTACLRHLQLVQVGPQRAMLVVVTDSYDTQSTLVDLPVAPEEEIPNAETVDRELEILSNFLNSQLRGQPLNNLPELDWSELDREFQRYGNSLKNLLAELSHRLYNPPVTRMLVGGVSEVLRHPEFSELQQLQALLHLLEDEQDLLWPLIYELPETDSQDKRVNIRIGSENPLEPIRNCTLISSTYRQGNLPVGSVCFLGPTRMRYEDAIAMVESTADYFSSIFS, encoded by the coding sequence TAGGTTCCAAAGCCATTGCCAACGAATACAACTTAAGCGTTAGTCCGGCAACCATCCGCCATGCTTTTTCCTTGCTAGAGAAAGCCGGCTTGCTGTACCAACCCCACACCTCCGCCGGGCGCGTTCCCTCCGACTGGGGATATCGCGTGTACGTAGACCAACTGCTGCAACCAGCCGCCGAACAGACCAAACGTCAGGTAGAAACCCTGCTTTCGCAAAAACTCAACTGGTCGGAAAGGGATTTTGAAGCAGTTTTACAGGGCGCTGCCCAAATTCTTTCCACCCTCAGCGGTTACATTACCCTCATCACCATGCCCCACGGACAAACCGCTTGCTTGCGTCACTTGCAGTTGGTACAAGTGGGACCGCAGCGAGCCATGTTGGTCGTGGTCACTGACTCCTACGATACGCAATCTACGCTGGTGGATTTACCCGTTGCCCCGGAAGAAGAAATTCCCAACGCCGAGACTGTAGACAGGGAACTGGAGATTCTCTCCAACTTTTTGAACAGCCAACTGCGGGGGCAACCGTTGAATAACTTACCGGAGTTGGATTGGAGCGAACTCGACCGGGAATTTCAACGATATGGAAATTCTTTAAAAAATTTGCTGGCGGAACTTTCCCATCGTTTGTACAACCCCCCGGTAACGCGGATGTTAGTGGGTGGGGTGTCGGAAGTGTTGCGGCATCCAGAATTTTCCGAACTGCAGCAGTTGCAAGCCTTGCTGCATTTGCTCGAAGACGAGCAAGACCTGCTGTGGCCGTTGATTTACGAGCTACCAGAAACCGACAGCCAAGACAAACGGGTCAATATTCGGATCGGTTCGGAAAATCCTTTAGAACCGATCCGCAACTGTACGTTGATTTCCAGTACCTATCGCCAAGGGAATTTGCCCGTAGGGAGCGTTTGTTTTCTCGGACCTACGCGCATGCGTTACGAAGACGCGATCGCCATGGTAGAGTCAACGGCGGATTATTTTTCCTCCATTTTCTCCTAA